The window TGTCTTACAAAGATCTAAGTTTAACTGCATCACTTGAGCCGTCCTACGAAGAGCACACCTGATACagtttacttgcaccatgttaaAAATCATTTGTAAGTTTTTCTTTCGTAGcttgcataattgtttaataaatcaattttttttcggGAATTGAAACATAGAAATGTTGGTGCAGAAGCATTAATGAACTTTTAGTCAAATCATTGGAATAAGGGacaaaacttatttatttatatttttgaaaaaaggagaaaatttatttatcaCATTCTCACTCACATACACTTTAGGTTTAATCAAAGATAGAGTTAAAAGTTTCTAGAAAATATTCGGGTTTTAATTCACAGCAATTAGTTTTACAACTAGAAGACTGGATTAGTTTGGGCCTGAGCTTATGAACATACGGCCCAATAAGgaatccttacctaaagcgaacGCATCTTCAATTACCAAACCTTTTCGCTGACGCAACCTAACTCCCAAAAATAAGAaacttttctctctcttctccatctcttcccAAACTCTCTCTCTATGTCCGAACGAACGCATCGTGTCTGAGAAACAATTGCTATCACCCTCGATCTTTCTCCACTAGAAACTGATCTatacacattaaaaaaaaagaagtcttTAATATTATCTGTACAGAGAGCTATGGCAGCCGTTTCCTCTAACCCTCGCACCGTCGAAGAGATCTTCAAAGATTACACCTCTCGTCGCTCCGCTCTTCTCCGTGCTCTAACTAAAGGTCTCTCTCAAAACCAAAACCCATCTCGAAAGTTCCTATCTTTCTTCCTAATTAACgcctttttgatttttatttttttgtttcttccaGATGTTGATGATTTCTACTCTCAATGCGATCCGGGTAAGTCAAGCTCTGACCACTCAGCTCAATAAAGTTCTCtccttttttgatttttattctcGAATTTGTGTAGAAAAGGAGAATCTTTGTTTGTACGGACACCCGAACGAGTCGTGGGAAGTGAATCTACCGGCGGAGGAAGTTCCACCGGAGCTTCCTGAGCCAGCGCTTGGGATCAACTTCGCTAGAGATGGTATGCAGAGGAAAGACTGGCTCTCTCTTGTTGCTGTTCACAGTGATTGTTGGTTGCTCTCTGTTTCTTTCTACTTTGGTGCTCGCCTTAATCGCAACGAGAGGTATTATTCTCTCTTGACAGTTTTGATTCAGCTATCTCAATAATGTTAAGttttaaagtcttaaaacaCTTTTTAATTGGTCTCAATGGACTTTTTTTGTGGGATCTTTTAGGCCTGACTAGGAGCTGTGTAAGGATAAAATCTTTAGTCTGAAACTTGAAAGTTTTGTGATAGTTATTGACTTTGGTTTGAATGAGGTTGTTTTTGATTGCTGCGTTTGCCCTTGGATGTGTGTGgatctttgttttcttttctttggctATTTTTTTCATGTGGCTTTGACTCATATTCTATGGTCGTGTTGATTCCTTTGTTACTTCATCTGTATAAGCTTCTCTCAGCTAGTTCTGACATCTTTAGGATATTGTAATGGCAAAACCTGAAACGTATCTTttggttgttgttgttactTGCTTGATCTCCCTTATCTTAAAAGCCAGACATTTGCGATTGATGAGTTTCACCGTTTCATTGGTTATTTGTGCAAACTTATCTAAATACCTATCAAACCGGTGCATTCAAATTGGATATGTGAAAGTTGTATAATGACAAAATAATGGCTCTTTCATTAGTACCAGTGAGATCATTTcattcttatatatttatatactagaAAAAGATcttattttggtttattatctttttccactttttcttctttaagAGGGAAGCTGGTTTTGGCATATAATGGAAGCTAGACTTTGCTTTATAGCTCACCAGCCACCACTAGTTTATTATACATGAACATGCTTCTACAGTCATAGTTATCTTATCATTGTAGTTCTTTGGTGTTATCTTCAGTGGACTAGTAGAAAGAACGTTGTAGACTTTATTTTCCTGAGGATGTTGGAGAATCTAAACTTGCATTGTTAGAAACATATTAATGCTAAATAAACATCACGTTGACTCACAATTGGTATACTGATATGAAGactctttgttttttctttccctTAATCAAAGTTGTAGCTATCTCTCAATGTATTGTTCACTCATGGATGGAGTTTTATGTTCATAAACTCATACTTTCAATTTGCAGGAAGCGGTTATTCAGTTTGATCAACGATCTCCCAACTCTCTTCGATGTAGTGACTGGTAGGAAACCCATCAAAGacaacaaaccaagctcggatTCCGGAAGTAAATCCAGAAACGGCACTAAGGTACACTTGAAAACGGTTTTGATTTGTAGATTTTTTGTGTTcctgttcttaaaaaaaaaacaaaaatgggGTTTGTTGCAGAGATCAATAGAAGGGCAGCCAAAGAGCACAACACCAAAACCGATGGAAGGGAGCTAcgaggatgaagatgaagacgaagaagaagacgagcATGGAGACACTCTCTGTGGAATCTGTGGAGGCAATTACACACAAGATGAGTTCTGGATTTGCTGTGATGTTTGTGAGCGTTGGTATCACGGAAAATGCGTGAAGATCACTCCTGCCAAAGCAGATAGCATCAAGCAGTATAAATGCCCTCCTTGCTGTGCAAAGAAAGGAAGACAGTGATGAACTGATGATGATCACCTCCCACACAGATTCTGGTTCTCATGTCTTAATGATATATTAATCAacccttttttctttttgttgttgttgtttctttgaCCTTTTAATTTCAAAGCATAcagaactctctctctttaGATCTCCAGAAAGAGATTTCAAGAAGTTAAGAGAGAGTAGCAACTGTTTGAGTATTATTATTCATATTAGACGACTGGTTTGTTCCATCAAATGTTTCATGGGATTTGTATATGCACTGTTTAATCTTCTTTTGTTGGTCTTGCTAGGTCTTTTATCTATGTTAAGATTCTGtattttttcatataattcAAAGAAActtgttttttgaaattatatggATGTCAAAGGTGAATGATTGTAGCTATGTTAAGATTTGATGTTAAGAAAAAACTATGTTAAGATTTGATGTTAAGAAAAAACTATGTTAAGATTTGATGTCTATGTTAAGATTTTTTCCCTTTTCATATAATTCAAAGAACCTTTTGTTTGAAATTATATGAGATGTCAAAGGTGAGTGATTGTAGAGAGCTTTGTGGGTCAATGAGATGTAAAAACATTTAGCTTTGTAGTCGACTAAATAGATAATGACCACCATCTATACTGGAGCAAATTTCTGAAAACAAACATTAATCAAACACATAATTGCCCAAAGCCCAATGGAGACAATGTGCTAGCGGAACACTTGGCGGTAAAAAGGTTTCCAATCATACTAAAACATTCATTAGATCAAATCATCTCCAagttcaaatctaatattttaaaataaatatatcaattacaATGTGATATATATGATAGTACTGTATGTGTTTTTCTTCAATGCATAAAGATCTAAACGTGTATTCAAATTGTTAATTTGATAACTACATATTTTCAAACCTACACACTTACTAATTGAATAACACTAAAATTTACTAAAGTATTAAAATCACTAATTGAATGATTAAAATGCTGTGGTGGGATTTTTAAGTCAATCTATATCATCAATCTAATAAACCGCCCTATTAGTTTGAGTATAGTCTAGCTTGAATATATTAATAGTAGCCAAAAAGAGATGCATGTATGAGAGCGATGAGCCAGCATGTGGCTCACCACATCCACACGGTAcaccaattttaatttttatggtATTGAAGCGTCCAATCAACTCTTCTAATCTTCATAACCGGTGTTCATAATAATCCCTCAAGTCCtaactatataataaacttaAATTGGATCTAACAAGATCTTACGATATGGTCAACACGAATTGTTTATTATATACAGAAACTAAAACAACTAGATACTTGATATGTTCATTGCGTTCACATGTTCGTCATTTGGTATGCAATGCTactttttatagaaaaaatattgtCGGGTGCATTAGTTGCTAAACTACATTATTGTTAACACGAGAGGAAGCACTATCGTCCATTAGTATGCTTCAACGATCACGGATCACCGCAACATTAGTGGTGAGGTTCAACGATGGTTTTCGTATACTTGTAAAATAATATGTACTCACTCTCTCGGTCAAATATTTCAGTCAAGTCTTTCAGCCAAGTCTATCAGTCAAGTCTTTCAGCCAAGTCTATCAGTCAAGTCATTCGGATATAACAATACATTTTTTTGTCATTTCGATAAGAGTTATTAAACAACTACTGGCCAATTAAATATAACCCTCAGCAGTAAATATGGATTAGGTAATCGTTGTTggaaaggagaaagagaaaactacattttattaactttattattatatacaatAAATCTGTAATTTTATAGCAACCACAAAATATCGAAAAGAACAAATAAACTTTGATACTATTTTAGGTATTTTACTGATTCATTTGGAtctccaatatatatatatatatatatatatatatatatctcccTTGATCATTAGAATCTTTTCAGTATCTCTTTGATATTCCACAACTTCAATATCCTTACCAATGACCTATTCAGATGATATATTCTTCAGTTTATACATTGGTCAAAACAAGATTAATGTATACACATAATAAACATTGCACTTCAACCTCCTGAAACGTGAGAGCCATGACCATCAGTGCCGGAGGCAGGAATTCTTTATTAGAAGGGTCAATTTGGTAAGATATGTATTTTACAAGGGTCACTAAGCTTAATTCATCACAATTTTCTTTGAAAatgtagcaaaaaaaaaaatctacataaaTCACATGGGTCATGTGACCCCATGGTATAGCACTGGCTCCGCCACTGATGCCCATCCTCCTCAACATGCTCGATTTTGTGAGTGCGCTCTGAAAATGTATtcgaatagtttttttttttgggttaatgactaataaaatagttacaatttgtttttttaaacaatCACCCTGCATAAATTGTTTGATGTTATGAAAGTGACCTGCGTGACTGCGTCATCATAACTTCTCCGAAAatatattacaatatatatgttttcaaagtTTTGGCATAAAGTTGAAGCtgattttcatataaatattttgtacgACATGTCGAAAATGTGGGACTGTAACTAGGATTATCCTCTTTCACCAACTGCCCATACATACAAACAAAATTTGTAGTCTTTTGTCAGCATTATATTCATAATCGTAGCTGTTTTGGTTTCTGAAGTATATgttgtaatttgtaaataaatGGAAATACACAACGGTCCAACAGATAACAGATCTACACAAAATGAAGACATACACTTAGACCTTACGTAATAAATAAGGAGAAAAAGGTAAAGCAAAAACgttgaaaagaaaaataggGTCACCTGAATTTGATCGCCTAGATTGACAACAAAAGCGTGGGAGAGATCTTTGACGGTAATCCACGATCACCAAACGGACTTGAAGGCCAGCGACTTGATCTTCCGGCAAGAGGGTCGATCATCAAATGGTCCATTAGCCGATGAAAAAGAAGCTTAGCGACATGTTGAGATATATGGAGTCAGATCGGCCTCTATACTTTTCGCCACTGGTTAGGAATGGGTTAAGATAGAAACCAAACAAACCGCCGGGATCACAATGAGGGGAGAGACCGAAGGAAAGCTCCGGTGAAAATAAACCATATATATCATACATGCGCGTCTTCTTCACCAAACGCTTCTTGAAGTTGTTCTTTTAGTCTCAAATTTGACAATAATATATCATCATAAATCTCTCGCCTAGATTTACTagttagttcttttttttttttgttgaacatATTCACTAGTTCTTCACCGTAGTCATCCATCACTTCTCTATAATATTCactataaacttttttttctaaacataaaaacaaaacgtccaagtctttttttttgtttttttgaagtAGTTTGGGGCATCCCAATATCAATTTCAAAACTTCACCATAAATGATCCACAATCAGTCAAGTCTTTCAGTCAATTTTTTTCCTCAGAAAATGAATATAAGATTACATTTTTTCATTTAGTAAACAATTATTGGCCAATTAAATATGAATAAGGTAATCGTTGTTGGAAAAAGAGCAATTACATGATAATGATAAAATACcacattaattaatattatatattttatactacAATAACTGAAAATACATATCAACCACAATTATTCAAATCACACGAACTATAAACAACGATAGTATTATAGATGTTTTATTGATTCATTCTGATCTCCAATATATATCTCCGTCGATCATTAGCATCTTCTAGTATCTTTCTGATATCTCCATAACCTCGATGTCCTCGCCAAGTAGCCTAATCAGATGATATATCCTTCAGTTTACACATTGCTCAAAAGAAGATTAATGTGTACACATTGCTCGATTAAATATTAATACGGCACTAGTATTTGAGTTACATAAACAAGTCGACTTACATTTCGTCTCTTTATCCGTTAACGAGGGATACATGAGACTCAACGTAGGATTTTCCACGTGGACCGTGAGTTCGAATGAAGAGTCTGTATTGATCATAGGACATGGGAGGATATAAAGGAGGATTTGTAGAGCTGATAAGTTGTTCCAGTGGCTGGATAGGAATGTCACTCTTAGGGTTATAGAAGAATGCAAGTGAAACCCTTTCTTTCTGCGAGTTAACTATCACTCGATGCTCCGAACTCTTGTATATCGAATTGCTTAGTATCTGCAATTttcacaataaaaaaatattttcttaggaTAGCTatatcgtatatatatatataaaccgcGTTTAGAAGCATGTTTAGCGTTtagttcaaaaagaaaagaagtatTTTAGCGTCAAAACAAAAATGCAAAAGCTTATAATATTGCATAACTAACATATCACGCTTCAATTCCATCAAACGTGAGAGCCATGACCATCCTCCTCATTCCTCAATACGCTCGATTTGTGAATGCGCTTTGAAAAACTACTCGAATAAGTTTTTTTCTGGGTTACTGACTATTCAACTAGTTACAATTTGTTTATTTAGAATATCATCCTATATAAATCGATGTGTTGAAAGTGACTTGAGACATATTAtaacttttcaataaaaagttaaatagatatttttattttttttaaatgttgccATAAAGTTGAAACTGATTgtcatattaatattttctccGACATGTCGAAAACGTGGGACTATACTAGGATTATCATCTTTCACCAACTGCCGCATGAAAACATAATTTGTACTCTTTTGTCAACATTATATTCATATTAGTTAGCTATTTTGCTTTGCGAAGTATATCTTGCGGTTTGTAAGTAAATGGGAATAGACAAAGGAAAACAAAGCCACACCAAAATTGAAGAAGAAAacgttaaaataaaaatagggtTACCTGCATTTGATCGCCTAGATTGACGACAAAAGCGTTGGGGAGAGCATTAACGGTAATCCACGTGTCACCGTGATGGACTTGAAGGCCGGCGACTTGATCGTCCGGCAAGAGGATGGTAATGCCGCCGG is drawn from Brassica rapa cultivar Chiifu-401-42 chromosome A05, CAAS_Brap_v3.01, whole genome shotgun sequence and contains these coding sequences:
- the LOC103870369 gene encoding PHD finger protein ALFIN-LIKE 2, whose product is MAAVSSNPRTVEEIFKDYTSRRSALLRALTKDVDDFYSQCDPEKENLCLYGHPNESWEVNLPAEEVPPELPEPALGINFARDGMQRKDWLSLVAVHSDCWLLSVSFYFGARLNRNERKRLFSLINDLPTLFDVVTGRKPIKDNKPSSDSGSKSRNGTKRSIEGQPKSTTPKPMEGSYEDEDEDEEEDEHGDTLCGICGGNYTQDEFWICCDVCERWYHGKCVKITPAKADSIKQYKCPPCCAKKGRQ